One Glycine max cultivar Williams 82 chromosome 6, Glycine_max_v4.0, whole genome shotgun sequence DNA segment encodes these proteins:
- the LOC100784955 gene encoding serine/threonine-protein kinase D6PKL1, with translation MHLSNMDTSGNTCEIVESREEIISEFKMDEKPESSCAHKSGKKYSIEDDINQLFQAIEIKSSSRSRSSSSLQKSALKRPIKVTSSQASGIGISEPVSLKQALRGLCISQASEMAALKRLTKPCSSSRVSEAGTIKRLYTAVVDEGKGNLVEISLVPEISAPSDKLSGVTISSSIDNHSSPLVDATKPKEIITGFSSQDRIVSPPLEVEGEKPIMGIGKPILANLSPVASASEEVPEVRMDPASSSKASLGSSMSDKGHEANFPSGSCPPSSSTGNGADKYTSSNTCLSKPIFNNLNFLKKKVKQDLSSAASCSTPCTSNLDKEGGNSDFKHEMKDNAKQSPCSSNHSIEVNSINGGTDSSKSGFSLNCNKRTKFLVTKVDEKSRSKEKGEYSQSSKSSIGEYSSSTSISEESSLSSSSRGGHRPHMSKHLRWEAVRAVQQQHGNLNLKHFKLLRRLGSGDIGTVYLAELIGTSCLFALKVMDNEFLASRKKMFRSQTEREILQMLDHPFLPTLYSHIASDKLSCLVMEYCPGGDLHVLRQRQSYKSFSEQAARFYVAEVLLALEYLHMLGVVYRDLKPENILVREDGHIMLTDFDLSLRCSVNPMLVKSSSPDTDATKKTSSPCSEASCIHPFCLQPDWQVSCFTPILLSAGAKSRKMKADIASQAGPLPQLVVEPTSARSNSFVGTYEYLAPEIIKGEGHGSAVDWWTFGIFLFELLYGKTPFKGQSNEDTLANVVSQSLKFPGTPIVSFHARDLIRGLLIKDPENRLGSVKGAAEIKQHPFFEGLNWALIRCAAPPELPKFLDFGSSAPSVAANKENANDLEDIEDCEEFELF, from the exons ATGCATCTATCAAATATGGATACCTCTGGTAATACATGTGAGATAGTGGAATCAAGGGAAGAGATAATTTCCGAGTTCAAAATGGATGAAAAGCCTGAGAGTAGTTGTGCTCACAAATCAGGAAAGAAGTATTCAATTGAGGATGATATTAATCAGCTTTTCCAggctattgaaattaaaagctcaTCTAGAAGTCGTAGTTCATcaagtttacaaaagagtgCTCTTAAAAGGCCAATAAAAGTCACTTCATCTCAGGCATCAGGAATTGGCATCTCAGAGCCTGTAAGTTTAAAGCAGGCACTTAGAGGGTTGTGCATCTCTCAGGCCTCAGAAATGGCTGCTTTGAAGAGACTGACTAAGCCATGCAGTTCATCTAGAGTATCAGAGGCGGGCACCATCAAAAGGTTGTACACAGCAGTGGTAGATGAGGGGAAAGGGAACTTGGTTGAAATCTCTCTAGTACCAGAGATATCTGCACCTTCTGATAAATTGTCTGGTGTAACTATATCAAGTTCAATTGATAATCATTCTAGTCCTTTGGTTGAtgcaacaaaaccaaaagaaataataactGGGTTTTCATCCCAAGATCGGATTGTTTCTCCACCATTAGAGGTTGAGGGTGAGAAACCAATCATGGGGATTGGAAAACCAATACTTGCAAATTTGTCACCAGTTGCCTCTGCAAGTGAAGAAGTGCCAGAGGTCAGAATGGATCCTGCTTCCTCAAGCAAAGCTTCTCTTGGTTCTTCAATGTCAGATAAGGGGCATGAAGCAAATTTTCCTTCTGGATCTTGTCCACCTAGCTCTAGCACTGGAAATGGAGCAGACAAATACACAAGCAGTAATACATGTTTGTCAAAGCCAATATTTAATAACTTGAACTTCCTTAAGAAAAAAGTAAAGCAAGATTTAAGTTCTGCCGCGAGTTGCTCTACTCCATGTACAAGTAATTTGGACAAGGAGGGTGGCAATTCTGATTTTAAgcatgaaatgaaagataatgCGAAACAGTCTCCTTGCAGTTCAAATCATAGCATTGAAGTTAACTCAATTAATGGTGGCACAGATTCAAGCAAATCTGGTTTCAGCTTGAATTGCAATAAGAGAACTAAGTTTTTGGTGACAAAAGTTGATGAGAAATCAAGATCAAAGGAAAAGGGTGAGTACTCTCAAAGCTCAAAAAGTAGCATTGGTGAATATAGTAGTAGCACAAGCATCAGCGAGGAAAGCAGTCTAAGTAGTTCCAGTCGCGGTGGCCACAGGCCTCACATGTCAAAACACTTGAGATGGGAAGCTGTTCGTGCTGTTCAGCAGCAACATggtaatttaaatttgaagcaCTTTAAGCTTCTAAGGAGGCTTGGTAGTGGGGACATTGGAACTGTTTATCTTGCAGAACTAATTGGTACAAGCTGCCTTTTTGCACTCAAAGTGATGGACAATGAATTTTTGGCAAGTCGGAAGAAAATGTTCAGGTCCCAAACTGAAAGAGAGATCCTTCAGATGCTGGACCATCCATTTCTTCCTACGCTGTATTCCCATATTGCATCAGATAAGCTCTCTTGCTTGGTTATGGAGTATTGTCCAGGCGGAGATCTGCACGTGCTGCGACAGAGGCAATCATACAAGAGTTTCTCGGAACAAGCGGCTAG GTTTTATGTTGCTGAGGTTCTTCTTGCCCTGGAGTATTTGCACATGCTGGGAGTTGTATATCGTGACCTAAAGCCAGAAAATATCCTGGTACGAGAAGATGGACACATTATGCTGACAGATTTTGACTTGTCACTCAGGTGTTCTGTCAATCCAATGTTAGTCAAGTCATCTTCACCTGACACAGATGCTACAAAGAAGACGTCCAGTCCCTGTTCTGAGGCTAGTTGCATACACCCTTTCTGTCTCCAACCGGATTGGCAAGTTTCCTGCTTTACTCCCATTCTGTTATCTGCCGGAGCAAAATCTCGGAAGATGAAGGCTGACATAGCTTCTCAGGCTGGTCCTCTGCCACAGCTTGTAGTGGAGCCTACCAGTGCACGGTCTAACTCCTTTGTTGGAACCTATGAATATCTTGCTCCGGAGATCATCAAAGGTGAGGGTCATGGGAGTGCAGTAGATTGGTGGACTTTtggtatatttttgtttgagctTTTATATGGTAAGACTCCTTTCAAGGGCCAATCAAATGAGGACACATTAGCCAATGTGGTTTCACAAAGCCTTAAGTTCCCGGGTACTCCAATAGTCAGTTTTCATGCAAGAGATTTGATCAGAGGATTGTTGATAAAGGATCCTGAAAACCGATTAGGTTCTGTAAAAGGTGCTGCTGAAATAAAGCAGCACCCTTTCTTTGAAGGCCTGAACTGGGCTCTAATACGGTGTGCAGCACCACCAGAGCTCCCCAAGTTTCTGGATTTTGGAAGTAGTGCTCCATCTGTGGCTGCAAATAAGGAGAATGCAAATGATTTAGAGGATATAGAAGATTGTGAAGAGTTTGAGCTGTTTTAG